In bacterium, a genomic segment contains:
- a CDS encoding TonB-dependent receptor translates to MQRGWGEGAWWARCAVVLMLVLMASRAVGAEPVAAEHARGRGAIIVKVVDETSGAPLRGATVEIVGQPHIKAETNAEGKARLDVEPGTHAVKATADKHEPVTIQKLTVVAGKAIGATAKLRPKEEATTPSKQLVEVTGVVKEASEATQLQQRKDATTVGDSLGHEAISKTTDSSAAEVVTRAPSVTTRDNKYIVVRGLTERYSAALLNGSRLPSTDPNRRIVPLDIFPADFIEALNIIKTYTPDLPGDFAGGLVDIKLAKPPEEFEWSLNTSLKFNTETTFQSYDTYDGYPVDWLTFGDGPRQQPGTFSVFPNNPNPQPPPVLTTTQMRSVIGSLADNWNITSGTAPPNFSFDGSIGDTWGPFGFALAGTYGWDFSVHRNQVNNSYTSDDQIEDNTGNIFTYDVSDFKTELGALLSSQYTIDANHRILARGLVNRQATNEVQTGMGEDIHDLAGVKQFATSSSYTANQLGFGALEGLHHFSWIDLDWRASWAPSSQQIPDAKYYDYNSIPPQPPRLEVIRVSLSPQRVWTSLDEFLQDYYVDGIVPFKTALPFTDAWRGLDGKLKAGLNYALRDRTFLYQVFYTTGTGLHPERLDLTQPPDSIMVPKNYSTSGPLRFARLSYEPFDANQEIAAGYGMVDVPLVKDRLRFIGGVRLEYSHIATDGFLRGHGTVASSLNNVDPLPGVSVVYTPREDMNLRAAFSQTLSRPEFRELTPVNFTTLPGERSLRGNPTLQTANITNWELRWEWFFTPLELASVGFFYKDLTNPIELMTGRDAGGSVSDVYVNFDSATLYGFELEGRKTFDFLEPWAREVSWLAPTAPHLGDVQLLVNVAINQSQTAKITENGGGYTPPPSYITTVAPAPGSGPLVAQPPFVVNAALEYTNTRWGLFRLLYNTVGSAIVAKGTKFGPSKPLPDIETSRRDQLDFVWLSDVTLFNTPFSTKFGIENILNDVFEETQGSRITNRYRTGVTFTTGIQYSF, encoded by the coding sequence ATGCAGCGCGGCTGGGGGGAAGGTGCGTGGTGGGCGCGGTGCGCGGTCGTCCTGATGCTGGTGCTGATGGCATCCCGCGCCGTCGGCGCCGAGCCGGTCGCGGCGGAACATGCGCGCGGGCGCGGCGCCATCATCGTCAAGGTGGTCGATGAGACCAGCGGCGCGCCGCTCCGCGGCGCCACCGTCGAGATCGTGGGCCAGCCGCACATCAAGGCGGAGACCAACGCCGAGGGCAAGGCGCGGCTGGACGTCGAGCCGGGGACCCATGCCGTGAAGGCGACCGCGGACAAGCACGAGCCGGTCACGATCCAGAAGCTGACCGTCGTCGCCGGCAAGGCGATCGGCGCCACCGCCAAGCTGCGCCCCAAGGAGGAAGCGACGACGCCGTCGAAACAGCTCGTCGAGGTCACCGGGGTGGTCAAGGAGGCCAGCGAGGCGACCCAGCTCCAGCAGCGCAAGGACGCGACGACGGTCGGCGACAGCCTCGGCCACGAGGCGATCTCCAAGACCACCGACTCCAGCGCCGCCGAGGTGGTCACCCGCGCGCCGTCGGTCACCACGCGCGACAACAAGTACATCGTCGTCCGCGGCCTCACCGAACGCTACAGCGCGGCGCTGCTGAACGGGAGCCGCCTGCCCAGCACCGATCCCAACCGCCGCATCGTCCCGCTCGACATCTTCCCCGCCGACTTCATCGAGGCGCTGAACATCATCAAGACCTACACGCCCGATCTGCCCGGCGACTTCGCCGGCGGCCTGGTCGACATCAAGCTCGCGAAACCGCCCGAGGAATTCGAGTGGTCGCTGAACACCTCCTTGAAGTTCAACACCGAGACCACCTTCCAGAGCTACGACACCTACGACGGGTATCCGGTCGACTGGCTGACCTTCGGCGACGGCCCGCGCCAGCAGCCGGGCACGTTCAGCGTCTTCCCCAACAATCCCAACCCGCAGCCGCCGCCGGTCCTGACCACGACCCAGATGCGGTCGGTCATCGGCAGCCTGGCGGACAACTGGAACATCACCTCCGGCACGGCACCGCCGAACTTCAGCTTCGACGGATCGATCGGCGACACCTGGGGGCCCTTCGGCTTCGCGCTGGCCGGCACCTACGGCTGGGACTTCAGCGTGCACCGCAATCAGGTCAACAACTCCTACACCTCCGACGACCAGATCGAGGACAACACCGGCAACATCTTCACGTACGACGTCAGCGACTTCAAAACCGAGCTCGGCGCCCTGCTCTCGTCGCAGTACACCATCGACGCCAACCACCGCATCCTCGCCCGCGGCCTGGTCAACCGGCAGGCGACCAACGAGGTGCAGACCGGCATGGGCGAGGACATCCACGACCTCGCCGGCGTCAAGCAGTTCGCCACCTCGAGCAGCTACACCGCCAATCAGCTCGGCTTCGGCGCCCTCGAGGGCCTGCACCACTTCTCCTGGATCGACCTCGACTGGCGCGCCTCGTGGGCGCCGTCGTCGCAGCAGATCCCGGACGCCAAGTACTACGACTACAACAGCATCCCGCCGCAGCCGCCGCGGCTCGAGGTGATCCGCGTCTCGCTCAGCCCGCAGCGCGTCTGGACGTCCCTGGACGAGTTCCTGCAGGACTACTACGTCGACGGCATCGTCCCGTTCAAAACCGCCCTGCCCTTCACCGACGCGTGGCGCGGTCTCGACGGCAAGCTCAAGGCCGGTCTCAACTACGCCCTGCGCGACCGGACGTTCCTGTACCAGGTGTTCTACACCACCGGGACCGGCCTGCACCCCGAGCGCCTCGACCTGACGCAGCCGCCCGATTCGATCATGGTGCCGAAGAACTACTCGACCAGCGGCCCGCTGCGCTTCGCCCGTCTCAGCTACGAGCCGTTCGATGCCAACCAGGAGATCGCCGCCGGCTACGGCATGGTCGACGTGCCGCTGGTGAAGGATCGCCTGCGTTTCATCGGCGGCGTGCGTCTCGAGTACTCGCACATCGCCACCGACGGCTTCCTGCGCGGCCACGGGACGGTGGCGAGCTCCCTCAACAACGTCGACCCGCTGCCCGGCGTCAGCGTCGTCTACACGCCGCGCGAGGACATGAACCTCCGCGCCGCCTTCAGCCAGACGCTGTCGCGGCCGGAGTTCCGCGAGCTCACGCCGGTCAACTTCACCACCCTGCCCGGCGAACGCTCGCTGCGCGGCAACCCGACCCTGCAGACCGCCAACATCACCAACTGGGAACTGCGCTGGGAGTGGTTCTTCACCCCGCTGGAGCTCGCCTCGGTGGGCTTCTTCTACAAGGACCTCACCAATCCGATCGAGCTGATGACCGGCCGCGACGCCGGCGGCTCGGTATCCGACGTCTACGTCAATTTCGACAGCGCCACGCTCTACGGCTTCGAGCTCGAGGGACGGAAGACCTTCGACTTCCTCGAGCCCTGGGCGCGCGAGGTGTCGTGGCTGGCCCCGACGGCGCCGCACCTCGGCGACGTGCAGTTGCTGGTCAACGTCGCGATCAATCAGTCGCAGACGGCGAAGATCACCGAGAACGGCGGCGGCTACACCCCGCCGCCCAGCTACATCACGACCGTCGCCCCGGCGCCCGGCTCCGGGCCCCTGGTCGCGCAGCCGCCGTTCGTCGTCAACGCCGCCCTCGAGTACACCAACACCCGCTGGGGCCTCTTCCGCCTGCTCTACAACACCGTCGGCTCGGCGATCGTCGCCAAGGGGACGAAGTTCGGCCCCTCGAAGCCGCTGCCCGACATCGAGACGTCGCGCCGCGACCAGCTCGATTTCGTCTGGCTCAGCGACGTGACCCTCTTCAACACCCCGTTCTCCACCAAGTTCGGGATCGAGAACATTCTCAACGACGTGTTCGAGGAGACGCAGGGCTCGCGGATCACCAACCGCTACCGCACCGGCGTCACCTTCACGACCGGCATCCAGTACTCATTCTGA
- the sppA gene encoding signal peptide peptidase SppA, whose amino-acid sequence MSRSVRWRRWVLLGGLVLAVGILAGRHWLSGRGVAADSWVLLDLEGGYAEEVTDAPLARLLGEPSMSLLDLLLTIRDAGEDPRVAGLVVRIRPLAIGWGKAQEIRAALDKFRTSGKPLHAYLELELSGGSMEYYVASVADRIHVPPGAAAPVTGLLAQYVFLGGVWEKLDVDMQVLKIREYKTAGDMLSEKTMTPWHREMANSLLDSMYEQLVTAIAESRKLEPAAVRTIIDGGPATPGELRDAGLVDDAQFLDELRLALVGADGKWLAGDDYAAARRPLPGAPSVRQRMAVIYGVGTVTSGESETRPGGGDGTMGADTLIEAFRDAAEDDAVSAIIFRIDSPGGSALAADLIWQAAHAAREKKPVIVSMSDVAASGGYYVAAPATRVLADPGTITGSIGVVLAKPNIRGLLGKLGINTVELQRGEMASMLSLTESFTPAQLARLNATMEAVYDLFLDRVASGRALEKAQVNEIGRGRVWTGAQALERGLVDELGGFFGAINAAKKAAGIPVDERVALTFYPAQKSILTRLAKALGGRLLAQAPPWWRQIERATVAWQFPAGSVLTLMPEQITIH is encoded by the coding sequence GTGAGCCGATCCGTGCGCTGGCGTCGTTGGGTGTTGTTGGGTGGGCTCGTGCTCGCCGTCGGAATTCTCGCCGGCCGCCATTGGCTGAGCGGGCGTGGGGTGGCGGCCGACAGTTGGGTGCTGCTCGACCTGGAGGGCGGCTATGCGGAGGAGGTGACCGACGCGCCGCTCGCCCGGCTGCTCGGCGAGCCGTCGATGTCGCTGCTCGATCTGCTGCTGACGATTCGCGACGCCGGCGAGGATCCGCGCGTCGCCGGCCTGGTGGTGCGCATTCGCCCCCTCGCCATCGGCTGGGGCAAGGCGCAGGAGATCCGCGCCGCGCTCGACAAGTTCCGGACGTCGGGCAAGCCGCTGCACGCCTACCTCGAGCTCGAGCTGAGCGGCGGCTCGATGGAGTACTACGTCGCCAGCGTCGCCGACCGCATCCACGTCCCGCCGGGCGCCGCGGCGCCGGTCACCGGCCTGCTGGCGCAGTACGTCTTCCTCGGCGGGGTCTGGGAGAAGCTCGACGTCGACATGCAGGTGCTGAAGATCCGCGAGTACAAGACCGCCGGCGACATGCTCTCCGAGAAGACCATGACGCCGTGGCACCGCGAGATGGCCAACTCGCTGCTCGACAGCATGTACGAGCAGTTGGTCACCGCGATCGCCGAGAGTCGCAAGCTCGAGCCGGCGGCGGTGCGGACGATCATTGACGGCGGTCCGGCGACCCCTGGCGAGCTGCGCGATGCCGGGCTGGTCGACGATGCCCAGTTTCTCGACGAGCTGCGGCTGGCCCTGGTCGGCGCCGACGGCAAGTGGCTGGCGGGCGACGACTATGCCGCGGCCCGCCGCCCCTTGCCCGGGGCGCCGTCGGTGCGCCAACGCATGGCGGTCATCTACGGCGTCGGCACCGTCACCAGCGGCGAGAGCGAGACGCGGCCCGGCGGCGGCGACGGGACGATGGGCGCCGACACCCTGATCGAGGCCTTTCGCGATGCCGCCGAGGACGACGCCGTGTCGGCTATCATCTTCCGCATCGACAGCCCCGGCGGCTCGGCGCTGGCCGCCGATCTGATCTGGCAGGCGGCGCACGCGGCGCGCGAGAAGAAACCGGTGATCGTGTCGATGTCCGACGTCGCCGCCTCCGGCGGCTACTACGTCGCGGCGCCGGCGACCCGCGTCCTCGCCGATCCTGGAACGATCACCGGCTCGATCGGCGTCGTCCTGGCGAAGCCCAACATCCGCGGCCTGCTCGGCAAGCTGGGGATCAACACCGTCGAGCTGCAGCGCGGCGAGATGGCGTCGATGCTGTCGCTCACCGAGAGCTTCACGCCCGCGCAGCTCGCCCGGCTCAACGCCACCATGGAGGCCGTCTACGACCTGTTTCTCGACCGCGTCGCCAGCGGCCGGGCGTTGGAGAAGGCGCAGGTGAACGAGATCGGCCGCGGTCGCGTGTGGACCGGCGCGCAGGCGCTGGAGCGCGGCCTGGTGGACGAGCTCGGCGGCTTCTTCGGCGCCATCAACGCGGCCAAGAAGGCGGCCGGCATCCCGGTCGACGAGCGCGTCGCGTTGACGTTCTACCCGGCGCAGAAGTCGATTCTGACCCGTCTCGCCAAGGCGCTCGGCGGCCGTCTGCTGGCGCAGGCGCCGCCGTGGTGGCGGCAGATCGAGCGCGCCACCGTCGCCTGGCAGTTTCCCGCCGGCAGTGTCCTGACGCTGATGCCGGAGCAGATCACCATCCACTGA
- a CDS encoding DUF427 domain-containing protein, with amino-acid sequence MPRAIWNGAILAESDRCLVVEGNQYFPPDAIHHEYLRPSQTHTVCGWKGVASYYDVVVDGQVNADAAWYYPTPKQAASQIAGYVAFWRGVTVE; translated from the coding sequence ATGCCACGCGCGATCTGGAACGGCGCCATCCTCGCCGAGAGCGACCGCTGCCTGGTGGTCGAGGGCAACCAGTACTTCCCGCCCGACGCGATCCACCACGAATACCTGCGGCCGAGCCAGACCCACACCGTCTGTGGCTGGAAGGGCGTGGCCAGCTACTACGACGTCGTCGTCGACGGCCAGGTGAACGCGGACGCCGCGTGGTACTACCCGACCCCGAAGCAGGCGGCGTCGCAGATCGCCGGCTACGTCGCCTTCTGGCGGGGGGTGACGGTCGAGTGA
- a CDS encoding sigma-54-dependent Fis family transcriptional regulator: MAARIVIVDDEPRMAAVVAMALERDGHVCAQCGSAAEALAAVESGGADVVVSDLRMPDMDGLELLRRLHAARPDLPVILLTAHGSVPSAVAAMRDGAFDYVTKPFDNDELRALVARALDLSRLTRENRWLRQAVGSRYAPDGMVAESPRSRELLALIRRVAPSRATVLVQGESGTGKELVARLLHFWSERVARPFVAVNCKAFAEGVLESELFGHEKGAFTGAVTARAGCFERADGGTLFLDEIGEVSLDFQAKLLRVLQESEVLRVGGTTPRRFDVRIVAATNRALRDEVAAGRFREDLFFRLNVIPVPLAPLRERREDVLPLAERFLERFAGEAGRTLRFGPDALAALAAHRWPGNVRELENAVERAVVLARGEEIMPEDLLLEDAPARATPLTAADGTLQECLDRAAAARIRAALAAAGRNRAAAAQALGIERTTLYRMMKRLGIADA, translated from the coding sequence ATGGCCGCGCGCATCGTGATCGTCGATGACGAGCCGCGCATGGCGGCGGTGGTCGCCATGGCGCTCGAGCGCGACGGCCACGTCTGCGCGCAGTGCGGCAGCGCGGCCGAGGCGCTGGCGGCGGTCGAATCCGGCGGCGCCGACGTCGTCGTCAGCGACCTCCGCATGCCCGACATGGACGGACTGGAGCTGCTGCGCCGCCTGCACGCCGCCCGCCCCGACCTGCCGGTGATCCTCCTGACCGCCCACGGCAGCGTGCCCTCGGCGGTGGCGGCGATGCGCGACGGCGCGTTCGACTACGTGACCAAGCCCTTCGACAACGACGAGCTGCGGGCGCTGGTCGCCCGCGCCCTCGACCTCTCCCGCCTGACGCGCGAGAACCGCTGGCTGCGGCAGGCGGTCGGCAGCCGGTATGCGCCGGACGGCATGGTCGCCGAGAGTCCGCGCAGCCGCGAGCTGCTGGCGCTGATCCGCCGCGTCGCGCCCAGCCGCGCCACCGTGCTGGTGCAGGGCGAGAGCGGTACCGGCAAGGAGCTGGTGGCGCGCCTCCTCCACTTCTGGAGCGAGCGCGTCGCCCGGCCGTTCGTCGCCGTGAACTGCAAGGCATTCGCCGAGGGGGTGCTGGAGAGCGAGCTGTTCGGGCACGAGAAGGGCGCCTTCACGGGCGCGGTGACGGCACGCGCCGGCTGTTTCGAGCGCGCCGACGGCGGCACGCTCTTCCTCGACGAGATCGGCGAGGTCAGCCTCGACTTCCAGGCCAAGTTGCTGCGCGTCCTGCAGGAGAGCGAGGTGTTGCGGGTCGGCGGCACGACGCCGCGGCGCTTCGACGTCCGCATCGTCGCCGCCACCAATCGCGCCCTGCGCGACGAGGTCGCCGCCGGCCGTTTCCGCGAGGACCTGTTCTTCCGCCTCAACGTCATCCCCGTGCCCCTCGCGCCGCTGCGCGAGCGGCGCGAGGACGTGCTGCCGCTCGCCGAGCGTTTCCTGGAGCGCTTCGCGGGCGAGGCGGGCCGCACCCTGCGCTTCGGGCCCGACGCCCTGGCAGCGCTCGCCGCGCACCGCTGGCCGGGCAACGTGCGCGAGCTCGAGAACGCCGTCGAACGCGCCGTCGTGCTGGCCCGCGGCGAGGAGATCATGCCCGAGGACCTGCTCCTCGAGGACGCGCCCGCCCGCGCCACCCCGCTCACCGCCGCCGACGGCACGCTGCAGGAGTGCCTCGACCGCGCCGCCGCGGCTCGCATCCGCGCCGCCCTCGCCGCTGCCGGCCGCAACCGCGCCGCCGCCGCCCAGGCGCTCGGCATCGAGCGCACGACGCTCTACCGGATGATGAAGCGGCTCGGCATCGCCGACGCCTGA
- a CDS encoding P-II family nitrogen regulator, producing the protein MKKVEAIVKPFKLDEVKEALGRQGIQGMTVSEVKGFGRQKGHTELYRGAEYVVDFLPKIKIELLVDDKDATRACQIIEETCKTGRIGDGKIFILPIEEVIRIRTGERGSEAV; encoded by the coding sequence ATGAAGAAGGTCGAGGCGATCGTCAAGCCTTTCAAGCTCGACGAGGTGAAGGAAGCCCTGGGCCGACAAGGCATTCAGGGCATGACCGTGTCCGAGGTGAAGGGCTTCGGGCGGCAGAAGGGGCACACGGAGCTGTACCGCGGCGCCGAATACGTCGTGGACTTCCTGCCCAAGATCAAGATCGAGCTCCTCGTGGATGACAAGGACGCCACCCGGGCGTGCCAGATCATCGAGGAGACCTGCAAGACGGGACGCATCGGTGACGGCAAGATCTTCATCCTGCCGATCGAAGAGGTGATCCGCATTCGCACCGGCGAGCGCGGGTCCGAGGCGGTGTGA
- the amt gene encoding ammonium transporter produces MVNTINHRVLTVLRPALRIGAWAGLALLLLHALPAGAQEGEAADPIAELLATPKVITDTLWVMITAMLVFFMNLGFAMVESGLCRAKNAVNILAKNFIVFGVSSLAFLIIGWGLMFGDGNSFVGTSGLFFVGGADNSPASADAYSGVYSSISWATVPLWCKFFFQLVFAGTAATIVSGAVAERIKFLSFTVFCFVIVGLIYPVTGHWIWGGGWLAGMGFWDFAGSTVVHSVGGWAALAGILLLGPRIGKYSKDGKTLPIPGHNMTSATIGVFVLWLGWFGFNPGSTMAADARAIAHIAVTTNTAAAAASLSALVASIVLLGKPDLSMILNGCLAGLVAITAPCAWVSVGSSLIIGVIAGVLVVGAVLFFDRVHLDDPVGALSVHLVNGVFGTLAVGLFADAAAAPVTGPANGLFFGGGFAQLWAQIVGVATVGGYTLGVSLVAFAVIKAVMGLRVSAEEEIEGLDVGEHGNSAYPDFQTVTVGSGLIPSSGSMRPPGGEAVYAHAAAKLTTS; encoded by the coding sequence ATGGTGAACACCATCAATCATCGGGTACTCACGGTCCTGCGGCCGGCTCTACGGATCGGCGCCTGGGCGGGGCTGGCGTTGCTGTTGTTGCATGCGCTGCCGGCCGGCGCGCAGGAAGGCGAGGCGGCGGATCCGATCGCCGAATTGCTGGCGACGCCGAAGGTCATCACCGACACGCTGTGGGTGATGATCACCGCCATGCTGGTCTTCTTCATGAACCTCGGCTTCGCCATGGTCGAGAGCGGCCTCTGCCGCGCCAAGAACGCGGTCAACATCCTGGCCAAGAACTTCATCGTCTTCGGCGTGTCCTCGTTGGCCTTCCTGATCATCGGCTGGGGGCTGATGTTCGGTGACGGCAACAGCTTCGTCGGCACCAGCGGCCTGTTCTTCGTCGGGGGCGCGGACAACAGCCCGGCGAGCGCCGACGCCTACTCGGGAGTCTACTCGTCGATCTCGTGGGCGACCGTGCCGCTGTGGTGCAAGTTCTTCTTCCAGCTCGTCTTCGCCGGCACCGCCGCCACGATCGTCTCCGGCGCGGTGGCGGAACGGATCAAGTTCCTCTCGTTCACGGTGTTCTGCTTCGTGATCGTCGGCCTGATCTACCCGGTGACGGGGCACTGGATCTGGGGCGGCGGCTGGCTCGCCGGCATGGGCTTCTGGGACTTCGCCGGCTCGACCGTCGTCCACTCGGTGGGCGGCTGGGCGGCGCTGGCCGGCATCCTGTTGCTCGGCCCCCGGATCGGCAAGTACTCGAAGGACGGCAAGACGCTGCCGATCCCGGGCCACAACATGACCTCGGCGACCATCGGCGTGTTCGTCCTCTGGCTGGGCTGGTTCGGGTTCAACCCCGGCTCGACGATGGCGGCCGACGCCCGCGCCATCGCCCACATCGCGGTGACGACCAACACCGCCGCCGCGGCGGCGTCCCTGAGCGCGTTGGTCGCCTCGATCGTCCTGCTCGGCAAGCCGGACCTGTCGATGATCCTCAACGGCTGCCTGGCCGGCCTGGTGGCGATCACCGCCCCCTGCGCCTGGGTGAGCGTCGGCAGCTCGCTGATCATCGGCGTGATCGCCGGCGTCCTGGTCGTGGGCGCGGTGCTCTTCTTCGATCGCGTGCATCTCGACGACCCGGTCGGCGCGCTGTCGGTCCACCTCGTCAACGGCGTCTTCGGCACGCTCGCCGTCGGACTGTTCGCCGATGCGGCGGCGGCGCCGGTGACCGGTCCGGCCAACGGCCTCTTCTTCGGCGGCGGATTCGCCCAGCTCTGGGCGCAGATCGTCGGGGTGGCCACGGTCGGCGGGTACACCCTGGGGGTCTCGCTGGTGGCCTTCGCGGTGATCAAGGCGGTGATGGGTCTGCGGGTCTCGGCGGAGGAGGAGATCGAGGGCCTGGATGTGGGCGAGCACGGCAACAGCGCCTACCCCGACTTCCAGACGGTCACCGTCGGCAGCGGTCTCATCCCGTCCTCCGGTTCCATGCGTCCGCCGGGCGGCGAGGCGGTCTATGCCCATGCGGCGGCCAAGCTGACCACCTCCTGA